From the Bubalus kerabau isolate K-KA32 ecotype Philippines breed swamp buffalo chromosome 2, PCC_UOA_SB_1v2, whole genome shotgun sequence genome, one window contains:
- the CAMK2N2 gene encoding calcium/calmodulin-dependent protein kinase II inhibitor 2, producing the protein MSEILPYSEDKMGRFGADPEGSDLSFSCRLQDTNSFFAGNQAKRPPKLGQIGRAKRVVIEDDRIDDVLKGMGEKPPSGV; encoded by the exons ATGTCCGAGATCCTGCCCTACAGCGAGGACAAGATGGGCCGCTTCGGCGCCGACCCCGAGGGCTCTGACCTCTCTTTCAGCTGTCGCCTGCAGGACACCAACTCCTTCTTCGCGGGCAACCAAGCCAAGCGACCCCCCAAGCTGGGCCAGATCGGCCGAGCCAAGAGAG TGGTGATCGAGGATGACCGGATAGACGACGTGCTGAAGGGGATGGGGGAGAAGCCGCCGTCCGGAGTGTAG